Proteins from a genomic interval of Ramlibacter algicola:
- a CDS encoding pilin, producing the protein MKRQLQKGFTLIELMIVVAIIGILAAVALPAYQDYTKRAKMSEVILAASSCRTSITEVIQSASTLPAANGWGCEQTAAGGSSQYVALVNTDGTGMITVTSKAIPNKEDGTEGGKVTLKPFLADGTTAPTPGTTVGKWRCGSTTDGTDVALKFLPGSCRGN; encoded by the coding sequence ATGAAGCGTCAACTGCAAAAGGGTTTCACCCTGATCGAACTGATGATCGTCGTTGCGATCATCGGCATTCTGGCTGCCGTCGCCCTGCCGGCTTACCAGGACTACACCAAGCGCGCGAAGATGTCGGAAGTCATCCTGGCCGCGTCGTCCTGCCGCACCTCGATCACGGAAGTGATCCAGTCGGCCAGCACGCTGCCCGCCGCCAACGGCTGGGGCTGCGAGCAGACCGCCGCCGGCGGCTCGTCGCAGTACGTCGCGCTGGTCAATACCGACGGCACGGGCATGATCACCGTCACGTCCAAGGCCATCCCCAACAAGGAAGACGGCACCGAAGGTGGCAAGGTCACCCTGAAGCCGTTCCTGGCTGACGGTACGACGGCCCCGACACCCGGCACCACGGTCGGCAAGTGGCGCTGCGGCTCCACGACGGACGGCACCGACGTCGCCCTGAAGTTCCTGCCCGGCTCCTGCCGCGGCAACTGA
- a CDS encoding glycosyltransferase family 2 protein produces the protein MALVADQPLTEAGAQAPAALELTVLMPCLNEARTVVACVDAAHRFLRTAGIAGEVLVADNGSSDGSQAAAAAAGARVVQVPRRGYGAALQAGIEAARGRFVIMGDSDASYDFSALRAFVDALRGGADLVMGNRFSGGIAPGAMPALHRYLGNPVLSFVGRLFFRVRIGDFHCGMRGFARDAVRQLGLVSPGMEFASEMVAKAALGGLRIAEVPTTLRPDGRGRPPHLRTWRDGWRHLRFLLLFCPRWLFLYPGLLLAVLGLGGFASEAAGVLHVGIHSLLYMAAGTVLGAQLIALALLTKWVGVLSGVVPQQRWLQRLSPSLKLEHGLLAGLLLAGLGLLGSAWLTWDWGSMGFGALDPTQTMRVAIPAVTLMILGAQVIAGSLFAGAVHFSWVSSGRGPSE, from the coding sequence ATGGCCCTCGTCGCCGACCAGCCGCTGACCGAAGCCGGGGCGCAAGCGCCTGCCGCGCTCGAATTGACGGTCCTGATGCCGTGCCTGAACGAGGCGCGCACCGTCGTTGCCTGCGTGGACGCCGCGCACCGGTTCCTGCGGACGGCCGGCATCGCCGGCGAAGTCCTGGTCGCGGACAACGGCTCCAGCGACGGGTCCCAGGCCGCGGCCGCCGCCGCCGGGGCGCGCGTGGTGCAGGTGCCGCGCCGCGGCTATGGTGCTGCACTGCAGGCCGGCATCGAGGCGGCGCGTGGCCGCTTCGTGATCATGGGCGACTCGGACGCCAGCTACGATTTCTCGGCCCTCCGGGCTTTCGTCGACGCGCTGCGCGGCGGGGCCGACCTCGTGATGGGCAACCGGTTCAGCGGCGGCATCGCGCCGGGCGCGATGCCCGCGTTGCACCGCTATCTCGGCAATCCGGTCCTCAGCTTCGTCGGCCGCCTGTTCTTCCGCGTCCGCATCGGCGACTTCCATTGCGGCATGCGCGGCTTCGCCCGCGACGCCGTCCGGCAACTCGGCCTGGTGTCACCCGGCATGGAATTCGCCAGCGAAATGGTGGCCAAGGCCGCCCTCGGCGGATTGCGCATCGCCGAAGTGCCGACCACCTTGCGGCCCGATGGCCGTGGCCGCCCGCCGCACCTGCGGACCTGGCGCGATGGCTGGCGCCACCTGCGATTCCTCCTGCTGTTCTGCCCGCGCTGGTTGTTTCTCTATCCGGGCCTGCTCCTCGCGGTGCTGGGCCTCGGGGGCTTCGCGTCCGAGGCCGCCGGCGTCTTGCACGTGGGCATCCACTCGCTGCTGTACATGGCCGCCGGCACGGTGCTCGGCGCGCAGCTGATCGCGCTGGCGTTGCTCACCAAATGGGTCGGCGTGCTGTCGGGCGTGGTCCCCCAGCAGCGCTGGCTTCAGCGGCTGTCGCCGTCACTCAAGCTCGAACACGGGTTGCTCGCTGGCCTGCTGCTCGCGGGGCTCGGCCTGCTCGGGTCCGCGTGGCTCACATGGGACTGGGGCTCCATGGGCTTCGGCGCTCTCGATCCGACGCAGACCATGCGCGTGGCCATTCCCGCGGTCACCTTGATGATCCTGGGCGCGCAGGTCATCGCGGGCTCGCTGTTCGCCGGCGCCGTCCACTTCAGCTGGGTGTCCAGCGGCCGGGGTCCGTCCGAGTGA
- a CDS encoding CHASE2 domain-containing protein, producing MGLLARHWTRIAVTLLPLLLALLHATGTVPLTALERLDLALYDARLRATMPKTMDQRIVIVDLDEKSLAEVGRWPWSRNRLAELTDELFDRQQVAMLGFDVVFAEPDDSSGLSRLRQLSQGELKDQVGFTDRLNQLAPSLDYDGLFAKALKNRPVVLGYYLTSDRDGRTSGVLPAPVLRREQFQGRPVRLFSWTGYGANIETLAKAAPLAGYFNPVSDLDGVVRAVPLLAEYNDQFYEPLSLAMFRVLAGGPSVEPGLPKEKLAGRSYQGLESVNLRLGQKTLGLPIDARGATLIPYRGYGGPNGGSFRYVSASDVVHKRLQPGELKGKIVLVGTSAPGLQDQRSTPVGESYPGVEAHANLVAGMLDGNLPASPDYAAGYDAVMLLVAGLLLAFLLPLISAPRAIALSAGVLATLIGLNLWLYVGSGLVMPLAASITMTFTAFALNMSYGYFIESRSKRELANLFGTYVPPELVDEMVKDPDSYSMKAANKELTVMFCDMRGFTKMSERMEPVQLQGLLNEVFNRLTDIIRRNRGTIDKYMGDCVMAFWGAPVETAEHAHLATKTALEMANEVRHINEEHRAKGLPEIGVGIGLNTGMMCVGDMGSDIRRSYTVIGDSVNLGSRLEGLSKAYGVDIVVSESTRKLAPDFAWQELDRVRVKGKEQAVAIYWPLAPADRVERTHQDELKAWGAFLKAYRSQDWDQCDVLLLNLQRMNPKKYLYELYSERVASMRLLPFDPAWDGATNFETK from the coding sequence ATGGGCTTGCTCGCGAGACACTGGACCCGCATCGCGGTCACGCTGCTGCCGCTGCTGCTCGCCCTGCTGCATGCGACCGGCACGGTGCCGCTCACCGCGCTCGAGCGGCTGGACCTGGCGCTCTACGACGCCCGCCTGCGGGCGACGATGCCCAAGACGATGGACCAGCGCATCGTCATCGTCGATCTCGACGAGAAGAGCCTGGCCGAAGTCGGCCGCTGGCCGTGGAGCCGCAACCGGCTCGCCGAACTGACCGACGAATTGTTCGACCGCCAGCAGGTGGCGATGCTCGGCTTCGACGTGGTGTTCGCCGAGCCGGACGACAGTTCCGGCCTGTCTCGCCTTCGCCAGCTCTCGCAAGGGGAACTGAAGGACCAGGTCGGCTTCACCGATCGCTTGAACCAGCTGGCCCCGAGCCTGGACTACGACGGGCTGTTCGCGAAGGCGCTGAAGAACCGGCCCGTGGTCCTGGGCTACTACCTGACCAGCGATCGCGATGGCCGCACCTCCGGCGTGCTGCCGGCGCCGGTCCTGCGGCGCGAGCAGTTCCAAGGCCGTCCGGTCCGCCTGTTCTCCTGGACCGGCTACGGCGCCAACATCGAAACCCTCGCCAAGGCGGCGCCGCTGGCCGGCTACTTCAACCCCGTGTCCGACCTGGACGGCGTCGTCCGCGCCGTCCCCCTGCTCGCGGAATACAACGACCAGTTCTACGAACCACTGTCGCTTGCCATGTTCCGGGTGCTTGCGGGCGGGCCGTCGGTGGAGCCTGGCTTGCCGAAGGAGAAGCTGGCCGGCCGCAGCTACCAGGGCCTGGAAAGCGTCAACTTGCGGCTGGGGCAGAAGACGCTCGGCCTGCCGATCGATGCGCGCGGCGCCACCCTGATCCCGTACCGCGGGTACGGCGGCCCGAACGGCGGCTCGTTCCGCTACGTCTCGGCATCCGACGTGGTCCACAAGCGCCTGCAACCCGGCGAGCTCAAAGGCAAGATCGTGCTGGTGGGAACGTCCGCCCCCGGCCTGCAGGACCAGCGCAGCACGCCCGTCGGCGAGAGCTATCCCGGGGTGGAGGCGCACGCCAACCTGGTCGCCGGCATGCTCGATGGCAACCTGCCGGCGAGCCCCGATTACGCGGCGGGCTACGACGCGGTCATGCTGCTGGTGGCTGGGCTGCTGCTCGCGTTCCTGCTGCCGCTGATCTCCGCGCCCCGGGCCATCGCGTTGAGCGCCGGCGTGCTCGCAACGCTCATCGGCCTGAACCTGTGGCTGTACGTCGGATCGGGCCTGGTCATGCCGCTGGCCGCCAGCATCACGATGACGTTCACGGCCTTCGCGTTGAACATGAGCTACGGCTACTTCATCGAGAGCCGGTCCAAGCGCGAACTCGCCAACCTGTTCGGCACCTACGTGCCGCCGGAGCTGGTCGACGAGATGGTCAAGGACCCGGACAGCTATTCGATGAAGGCGGCCAACAAGGAACTCACGGTGATGTTCTGCGACATGCGCGGCTTCACCAAGATGTCCGAGCGGATGGAGCCGGTGCAGCTGCAGGGGCTTCTCAACGAGGTGTTCAACCGCCTGACGGACATCATCCGGCGCAACCGCGGCACCATCGACAAGTACATGGGCGACTGCGTGATGGCGTTCTGGGGCGCGCCGGTGGAGACGGCCGAACACGCGCACCTGGCCACCAAGACGGCGCTGGAGATGGCCAACGAGGTCCGCCACATCAACGAGGAGCACCGCGCCAAGGGATTGCCGGAGATCGGCGTGGGCATCGGCCTGAACACCGGGATGATGTGCGTCGGAGACATGGGCTCCGACATCCGCCGCAGCTACACCGTGATCGGCGATTCGGTGAACCTGGGATCGCGCCTGGAAGGCCTGTCCAAGGCGTACGGCGTGGACATCGTCGTCAGCGAGTCCACCCGCAAGCTGGCGCCGGACTTCGCGTGGCAGGAACTCGATCGCGTGCGGGTCAAGGGCAAGGAACAGGCCGTCGCCATCTACTGGCCGCTCGCGCCGGCGGACCGCGTGGAGAGAACCCACCAGGACGAACTCAAGGCCTGGGGCGCTTTCCTCAAGGCCTACCGCTCGCAGGACTGGGACCAGTGCGACGTGCTGCTGCTCAATCTGCAGCGCATGAACCCCAAAAAGTACCTTTACGAGCTGTATTCCGAACGTGTAGCCTCGATGCGGCTCCTGCCGTTCGACCCCGCGTGGGACGGCGCCACCAACTTCGAGACCAAGTGA
- a CDS encoding Stp1/IreP family PP2C-type Ser/Thr phosphatase, whose product MNYEFCIRTDPGLARENNEDSVTFEEATRLAILADGMGGYNAGEIASGMATTFIKSELGRWLSQAGRQANAREVRRAMEICVDNANRSIFNAANSNPQYSGMGTTLVVGVFQDGRLMLGHIGDSRCYRLRAGELAQITKDHSLLQEQMDAGLITPEQAAVSTNKNLVTRALGVEDAVLLEVNEHRVEPGDIYLMCSDGLSDMVDDHGIAAILRDEGTLEDKVGRLVDAANANGGRDNISVLLAQADLEAKKKGLISRLLGK is encoded by the coding sequence ATGAATTACGAGTTCTGCATCCGCACCGACCCGGGCCTGGCTCGCGAGAACAACGAGGACTCGGTCACCTTCGAGGAGGCGACCCGGCTCGCGATCCTCGCCGACGGCATGGGCGGCTACAACGCCGGCGAGATCGCCAGCGGGATGGCCACCACGTTCATCAAGTCGGAGCTCGGGCGCTGGCTCTCGCAGGCCGGCCGCCAGGCCAACGCCCGCGAGGTGCGACGCGCGATGGAGATCTGCGTCGACAACGCCAACCGCTCCATCTTCAACGCGGCCAACTCCAACCCGCAGTATTCCGGCATGGGCACGACCCTCGTGGTCGGCGTGTTCCAGGACGGGCGCCTGATGCTCGGCCACATCGGAGACTCGCGCTGCTACCGCCTGCGCGCCGGCGAGCTGGCGCAGATCACCAAGGACCACTCGCTGCTGCAGGAGCAGATGGACGCCGGCCTGATCACGCCGGAGCAGGCCGCCGTATCGACCAACAAGAACCTGGTGACGCGCGCGCTGGGCGTCGAGGACGCCGTGCTGCTGGAAGTCAACGAGCACCGCGTCGAGCCGGGCGACATCTACCTCATGTGCTCGGACGGCCTCTCGGACATGGTCGACGACCACGGCATCGCCGCCATCCTGCGGGACGAAGGCACGCTCGAGGACAAGGTGGGTCGCCTGGTCGATGCCGCCAACGCCAACGGAGGGCGCGACAACATTTCGGTGCTGCTCGCGCAGGCCGACCTCGAAGCGAAAAAAAAGGGCCTCATCTCCCGATTGCTGGGAAAATAA
- a CDS encoding FHA domain-containing protein, translating to MPKMIVSIDGVVIKEVQLTKDRTSLGRRPYNDIVIDNLAVSGEHAVLQMTGNEVYLEDLNSTNGTYINGKAVKKQLLQNNDTVEIGKYKIKYVNEAPGATYEKTMIMKPGMVPPVPAPGAAAPAAAGAPAAPAPELNAVKGAIKVLSGAAAGREVPLVKVVTTIGKPGVAVAAITKRPHGFVVAHVEGGNKPTINGAPIGPEPVNLKNGDLLELAGTQMQFIQG from the coding sequence ATGCCGAAAATGATCGTGTCGATCGACGGCGTCGTGATCAAGGAAGTCCAGCTGACGAAGGACCGCACGTCGCTGGGCCGCCGCCCGTACAACGACATCGTCATCGACAACCTGGCCGTCAGCGGCGAGCACGCGGTGTTGCAGATGACCGGCAACGAGGTCTACCTGGAGGACCTCAATAGCACCAACGGCACGTACATCAACGGCAAGGCGGTCAAGAAGCAGCTGTTGCAGAACAACGACACCGTCGAGATCGGCAAGTACAAGATCAAGTACGTCAACGAGGCGCCCGGCGCCACGTACGAGAAGACGATGATCATGAAGCCGGGGATGGTGCCCCCGGTTCCCGCCCCGGGTGCCGCGGCTCCGGCCGCCGCGGGTGCGCCCGCCGCTCCCGCGCCCGAACTCAATGCCGTCAAGGGCGCGATCAAGGTGCTGTCCGGCGCCGCCGCCGGCCGCGAAGTGCCGCTGGTGAAGGTCGTCACCACCATCGGCAAGCCCGGCGTGGCCGTCGCGGCCATCACCAAGCGCCCGCACGGCTTCGTCGTCGCGCACGTCGAGGGCGGCAACAAGCCCACCATCAATGGCGCCCCGATCGGGCCCGAACCGGTGAACCTGAAGAACGGGGACCTGCTGGAACTGGCGGGCACCCAGATGCAATTCATCCAGGGCTGA
- a CDS encoding GspE/PulE family protein, whose protein sequence is MSAVLRPERDSQAFFDSQQLPPDKRGVSFEALFFRQLQLVTTRVHETENIDQIMLESSQEICKLLNADRLTLYAISEDRTAIVSKIKTGLNTAKELKLPISTQSIAGYVAFSKQLVNIADVYDDESLKRIHPGLTFLKEVDKRSGYRTKQVMVLPILDGDVLHGVLQVINNKSDVPFGDLEVEGASQLCKTLATAIRQRMQKELETQRRRATKYDGLLKDGVLTQEELQKCILKAREEGKPVEHVLMADFQIRPAQIGPSLSKFFGVPYEPFNAGRIKSEMLQGPLKREFVQEQGWIPLEESPDGLVVMCMDPEAVRGSRIVPQVFPRFAKFAYRVTTQTEFEETLAQLYGGDQSESIDELLADLNAPIDDDGDESALESAASDNELVKFVNKVIIDAYNQRCSDIHIEPLPGKGKTGIRFRIDGSLMPYIEVPSHFRQALVTRLKIMCDLDISERRKPQDGKIKFKKYGPLDIELRVATIPSAGGVEDVVMRILASGEPIPLDKLGLTQHNRERVEKTVSKPYGLFYVCGPTGSGKTTTLHSILKFLNSPETKIWTAEDPVEITQKGLRQVQINKKAGIDFALVMRAFLRADPDIIMVGESRDKETVSMGVEASLTGHLVFSTLHTNSAPESIIRLLDMGMDPFNFADALLGILAQRLAKRLCDCKEAYFPEQPEIKSFIAEYAEDLRHTAPWKADPGGEAQLLYQAWTESYGENGRLRFYRAKGCDKCGNSGYKGRVGLHELLVAEDEIKKLIQERARVAELFVSAVGSGMRTLKMDGMEKIMMGLTDLKQVRSVCIK, encoded by the coding sequence ATGAGCGCCGTGCTCAGACCAGAACGCGACTCGCAAGCCTTCTTCGATTCCCAGCAGCTGCCGCCGGACAAGCGCGGCGTCAGCTTCGAGGCATTGTTCTTCCGCCAGCTGCAGCTGGTCACGACCCGCGTCCACGAGACCGAGAACATCGACCAGATCATGCTGGAGTCGAGCCAGGAGATCTGCAAGCTCCTGAACGCCGACCGCCTGACCCTGTACGCGATCAGCGAGGACCGCACCGCGATCGTCTCGAAGATCAAGACCGGCCTGAACACGGCCAAGGAACTGAAGCTCCCGATCTCCACGCAGAGCATCGCGGGCTATGTCGCCTTCTCCAAGCAGCTGGTCAACATCGCCGACGTCTACGACGACGAGTCGCTCAAGCGCATCCACCCGGGGCTGACCTTCCTGAAGGAAGTCGACAAGCGCTCGGGCTACCGCACCAAGCAGGTCATGGTGCTGCCGATCCTGGATGGCGACGTGCTGCACGGCGTGCTGCAGGTGATCAACAACAAGAGCGACGTGCCGTTCGGCGACCTCGAGGTCGAGGGCGCGTCGCAGCTTTGCAAGACGCTGGCGACGGCCATCCGCCAGCGCATGCAGAAGGAGCTGGAGACCCAGCGCCGCCGCGCCACCAAATACGACGGCCTCCTGAAGGACGGCGTGCTGACGCAGGAGGAGCTGCAGAAGTGCATCCTGAAGGCGCGCGAGGAAGGCAAGCCGGTCGAGCACGTGCTGATGGCCGATTTCCAGATCCGCCCGGCGCAGATCGGCCCGTCGCTGTCCAAGTTCTTCGGTGTCCCGTACGAGCCGTTCAACGCCGGCCGCATCAAGTCCGAGATGCTGCAGGGGCCGCTCAAGCGCGAGTTCGTGCAGGAGCAGGGCTGGATCCCGCTGGAGGAATCGCCCGACGGCCTGGTGGTGATGTGCATGGACCCGGAAGCCGTGCGCGGCTCGCGCATCGTGCCGCAGGTGTTCCCGCGCTTCGCCAAGTTTGCCTACCGCGTCACGACGCAGACCGAGTTCGAGGAGACGCTCGCGCAACTGTATGGCGGCGACCAGTCGGAATCCATCGACGAACTGCTGGCCGACCTGAACGCGCCGATCGACGACGACGGCGACGAATCCGCGCTGGAGTCCGCCGCGTCGGACAACGAACTGGTGAAGTTCGTCAACAAGGTCATCATCGACGCCTACAACCAGCGCTGCTCGGACATCCACATCGAGCCGCTGCCGGGCAAGGGCAAGACCGGCATCCGCTTCCGCATCGACGGCAGCCTGATGCCGTACATCGAGGTGCCGTCGCACTTCCGCCAGGCGCTCGTCACGCGCCTGAAGATCATGTGCGACCTCGACATCTCCGAGCGCCGCAAGCCGCAGGACGGCAAGATCAAGTTCAAGAAGTACGGTCCGCTCGACATCGAACTGCGCGTCGCGACCATCCCGTCGGCCGGTGGCGTGGAGGACGTCGTGATGCGGATCCTGGCCTCCGGCGAGCCGATCCCGCTGGACAAGCTGGGCCTGACGCAGCACAACCGCGAACGGGTCGAGAAGACCGTCAGCAAGCCCTACGGCCTGTTCTACGTCTGCGGCCCGACGGGCTCGGGCAAGACCACCACGCTGCACTCGATCCTGAAGTTCCTGAACTCGCCGGAGACCAAGATCTGGACCGCCGAGGACCCGGTCGAAATCACGCAGAAGGGCCTGCGGCAGGTGCAGATCAACAAGAAGGCGGGCATCGACTTCGCCCTCGTGATGCGCGCGTTCCTGCGCGCGGACCCGGACATCATCATGGTGGGCGAGTCGCGCGACAAGGAAACGGTGTCGATGGGCGTGGAAGCCTCCCTCACCGGCCACCTGGTGTTCTCCACGCTGCACACCAACTCCGCGCCGGAATCCATCATCCGCCTGCTGGACATGGGCATGGACCCGTTCAACTTCGCGGACGCGCTGCTGGGAATCCTGGCGCAGCGCCTGGCCAAGCGCCTGTGCGACTGCAAGGAGGCCTATTTCCCCGAGCAGCCGGAGATCAAGAGCTTCATCGCCGAATACGCCGAGGACCTGCGCCACACGGCGCCCTGGAAGGCCGACCCCGGCGGCGAGGCGCAGTTGCTGTACCAGGCCTGGACGGAGTCGTACGGCGAGAACGGCCGCCTGCGCTTCTACCGCGCCAAGGGCTGCGACAAGTGCGGCAACAGCGGCTACAAGGGCCGCGTCGGCCTGCACGAACTGCTGGTCGCCGAGGACGAGATCAAGAAATTGATCCAGGAACGGGCCCGGGTCGCCGAGCTGTTCGTCTCGGCCGTGGGCAGCGGCATGCGCACCCTCAAGATGGACGGCATGGAGAAGATCATGATGGGCCTGACCGACCTGAAGCAGGTCCGCTCGGTCTGCATCAAGTGA
- a CDS encoding 3',5'-cyclic-nucleotide phosphodiesterase, producing the protein MKVRVLGCSGAIARDCRTTSFLLDDDVLVDAGTGVGDLSLAEMAAIGHVFLTHSHLDHIAALPLMIDSIASQLARPVRIYALAGTIAALKQHVFNNVIWPDFSRIPTADKPFIAFQEVQVGQLLEIGGKVIEVLPAVHTVPAVGYAVSRAAGKPCWVFTGDTERNPAFWRRLNAMNVAALVIETAFSNREKELARKSLHLSPHALAEELDCIDKGKSFPIFITHTKPAETDLIMAEIQRFDQTQPFGPNVSHDIRWLRAGQEFEL; encoded by the coding sequence ATGAAGGTGCGCGTGCTGGGGTGCTCGGGCGCGATCGCGCGGGACTGCCGCACGACGTCGTTCCTGCTCGACGACGATGTCCTGGTCGACGCGGGCACGGGCGTGGGCGACCTGTCGCTCGCCGAGATGGCCGCCATCGGCCACGTGTTCCTCACGCACTCGCACCTGGACCACATCGCGGCGCTGCCGCTGATGATCGATTCCATCGCCTCGCAGCTGGCGCGCCCGGTGCGCATCTACGCTCTGGCCGGCACCATCGCGGCGCTGAAGCAGCACGTGTTCAACAACGTGATCTGGCCGGACTTCAGCCGCATCCCGACCGCCGACAAGCCCTTCATCGCGTTCCAGGAAGTGCAGGTCGGCCAGCTGCTGGAAATCGGTGGCAAGGTCATCGAAGTCTTACCGGCGGTGCACACGGTGCCCGCCGTGGGCTACGCGGTGTCGCGCGCCGCAGGCAAGCCTTGCTGGGTCTTCACCGGTGACACCGAACGCAACCCCGCGTTCTGGCGCCGCCTGAACGCGATGAACGTCGCCGCCCTCGTCATCGAGACGGCGTTCAGCAACCGGGAGAAGGAGCTGGCCCGCAAGAGCCTGCACCTGTCGCCGCACGCGCTGGCCGAGGAGCTGGACTGCATCGACAAGGGCAAGTCCTTCCCCATCTTCATCACCCACACCAAGCCGGCGGAAACCGACCTGATCATGGCCGAGATCCAGCGGTTCGACCAGACGCAGCCCTTCGGCCCCAACGTCTCGCACGACATCCGCTGGCTGCGCGCCGGGCAGGAGTTCGAGCTGTGA